The sequence CATTGACCAGGATGATAATGAATTGGAGGTCCTTGAAATTATCCATCACTTTGTGGAGATTCTAGACCGCTACTTTGGAAGTGTGAGTATGATTTGATCGTGTATGAATTTTAACCGTTATAAAATGTGATCTTGCGTTGAATcagaatttattttgtttcgttAGGTGTGTGAACTGGATTTGATCTTTAATTTCCATAAGGTATGGTTTTCGGTCCCATTTGCTTTTGAGATCTTGAtggaattttttttcttatatatGCATTACTGGTTGAAATTCTTAGAATGAAGTTAATACAATGGGTTGAGAATATTCAGTAACTTTGACTGATGCAAACTTGTTGGATGGTTTGAGATGGCCAAAATTGTTTGGTGATTCCTTTAGGTGTTATGGCATGAACTGTCTGTCACCTTCATGCGTTGCTGGGCTCAGGCATAACTAAGATTATTTCACATGTTGTGCAACGCTGCAACGTTCTAGATATGTGAAACAGGCCACGCTGATCTGTCCTGAAAACAAAAGAGCCTGGCTCTGCTCCATTCCTGGCTGGGTTGGCCAAGAATTGTCTGAATGGGCTTTTCTGGTCCAGGGTTGGGCCGTGAGGGCTGGCAACGGGGCGGGGCGGGGACGGGTTTGCCATCCCCATCCCCGTCCCCGTCCCCATCCCCGGTTCTACATATTCGGGGAATCCCCGTCCCCGAACCCGTGAGGACTAAACCCCCatccccgaacccgaacccattGTAGATATGGAAATGAGATTGTGATGGTGTGGATCCCCGAACCCGTGGGGAAATCCCCAAACCCGTCCCCGTAGACATCAAacttaaaatattcaattttcCAACAATTATCTTTTacattccaaaaatcataaattctagatttatataaaaaatttgagaCATTCCAAGTCTCAAAtatcaaataattcaacttaGTGATTCAAATATATTTAACATATATACGctgaaaattctaaataaattcaagaaaaatttattatatgatGATGAGTGTGtgtcttttattattattattattattattattatttatttattttcgggGATATCGGAGCGGGTTGGGGGTGGGGAtagcatccccatacccgccccaCTCCACTTcggggattttaaaaaaatccccgAATCCGAACCCGAAACTCTCCCCCGAACCCGTCCCCATTTCGGGTTTTCCCCGCGGGGACCCGAACCCGCGGGGAAAATTGCTATCCCTGGCCGTCTAATGACAAATCCTTTGATTTTTCTGATTTCTAATTTTGGAAATTATATCATTCCTTGCTTCAACTTGACTTTCTGAAGGTAGCGAAATTATTTTACgttaattcaaaatcttgatgcTACACTTATCGGATAGGATGATGAAGAAACCAATTTAATAGAGTAATCTAATGGTAAGAATCAGTTGGTAAATGATTTTTTGTAGATATCATATCATCTGGGAACCGGATTGCTCAAAGTTGCTAACAAATTCATTTTGCCctctattttgatatttttaagctTTGCAATTGCAACCGGATTGCTCAAAGTtggattattatattttatgcatTAATTCATTTATTTTGTATGACCTTATGATCCTCTATTTTCTATTTGAGGAAGACCTCTAAATAGTCTTACCTCAGATGGCTCGATCTTGACAATGTTGATATGAGTATGGTTTTAGGTTAAGTAATTGCATTGTCCTACCCTATCACACATTGATTCGAACCGATTTGTGGATATGTTCCTGTAATTTAAATCTTTCTTCCAAATGCAATGGCAGGCCTATTACATCTTGGATGAAGTTCTAATAGCAGGTGAACTTCAAGAGTCGAGCAAGAAAACAGTTGCACGCCTAATAGCTGCTCAGGTTTGCAATTCATAGTTTCTCGTGCATTCCATTTGAGATTGCACTGCTCAAACCATCCGTAATTTGCTTGTAGGATTCTCTTGTGGAGGCGGCTAAGGAGCAAGCAAGTTCGATAAGTAACATGATTGCCCAGGCGACAAAGTGAAATCGTAGTAGTATAAATGCTTGGTTTAGTGCAGTTGCATCTGAGTTGCACACAATCTATTTAACTTGGTTTTATCGATACCTCGATCTGCTGTATGATTGTTTGCTTTCGCTGTTCTCTGTTGTATTGGTATTGGCCATTGGGGACATTATCATTCTTTACTTCTCGTTCTTCTATATACAAAAATATGATCTTACctcaaactgtgcaataatttGTTGGCATCCAAAATTATTACGTGAACGCTCTTATATTATCTGGAACAAGTGACATGTTTTTTTACATTCGATTTTTCACTTAAATGTATGAAATGTGAAGGTTGAATGATTTCTCGAGTGATATCCGGACTTTGAAACTACACTTGTCAAGTGTTAATAAATTACATGTTTATTTTTGAGATGGAAGTCCCCGAGAGAATACATTGTTCCAACAAATATATGATCTACAAACAATTTCGGAATATAAAAATCTCGTAATTCTGATGTTGCTTTAAACAAAACATCAAAATTCTAACATTATTCACAAAACAAAAACCCAACAAATGCCGCCAGCCGTTAAACATCAGTCCATGGTGTCCAGCACAGTATACCCAGTAATTCAAGAAAATTGTCATAAACCTACGCATACATTCTCTTTCCCCTGCGGAGGGACCAAATTTGGCTACCCAAAAACCCCGGTATGTACGATCATTGAGGACTATATACGATTGTCGACAAATTATCTCATCTCCACCAAGTCATCACAATAATTCAGCTCCATTTAGATATTGTGACTTATCCAAAATAATCAAATACA comes from Henckelia pumila isolate YLH828 chromosome 4, ASM3356847v2, whole genome shotgun sequence and encodes:
- the LOC140864617 gene encoding AP-1 complex subunit sigma-2 — its product is MIQFVLLISRQGKVRLTKWYSPYSQKERTKVIRELSGMILTRGPKLCNFVEWRGYKVVYKRYASLYFCMCIDQDDNELEVLEIIHHFVEILDRYFGSVCELDLIFNFHKAYYILDEVLIAGELQESSKKTVARLIAAQDSLVEAAKEQASSISNMIAQATK